A stretch of DNA from Leptospira barantonii:
AACCTGAATATGATCTGGAAAAGGAACTCGGGACCAAAATGAAGGAAATTTTTCCGACCTTGGACCCGGAAAAGGCGGATCATCTTTTGGAGGAGACCGGTCGGGACTTTTCCTTAACCGGTTCCGCAACGAGGGAAATGCTCCATTCTCTCCTGAAAAACTGAAATTTCCGAGAAACTCGGGGAGTTCCCGCATTCTTCGGCTCAAAAAAGCTTTCTGATTTCGGAATCGATCAGTCGATTGCGGTCAAAAATCATAAGTCTGGTCGAAGATGTCGGAATTCCGAGATAAGATTCTCCCCGAAAAGCGAAAGGTTCCGACCTGGGGTTTTTCCAAAATTTCGAATCGAATTGGGAGAATAGGGAAATGACTCAGAAATTGAAAGAGAAGACTGAAAAAGCGAAAACTTCGGATTACGCGGTTTTGGACGCGGTGATCGTCGGAACCGGATTTGCCGGGCTCGGTATGGGAATCCGTTTGAAACAAGCGGGCGTCCATTCGTTCGTGATTTTGGAACAAGCGGACGGAGTGGGCGGAACCTGGAGAGACAATCATTATCCGGGAGCGGCCTGCGACGTGCAGTCGCATTTGTATTCTTTCTCGTTTGAAAGAAATCCGAACTGGTCCAGGATGTACGGACTTCAATCCGAAATTCTAAATTATCTAAATCATTGTACGGATAAATACGATCTTAGATCGCATATTCATTTTAACAACTCCGTGAACTCCGCGGTGTTCGACGAAAAATCGGGGCTGTGGCACGTAACGTCGATCAACGGAAATTCCTATAAATGCAGAAGTTTTATCAACGGTTCCGGCGGTCTCAGTCGTCCCGTTCTTCCCGATATTCCGGGACTGAAAAAATTCAAAGGGAAGATGTTTCATTCCGCGAGATGGGATCATTCTTACGATCTGAAGAATAAAACCGTTGCCGTGATCGGAACGGGTGCGAGTGCGATTCAGATCGTTCCCGCGATTCAGCCTAACGTCAAAAAACTTCACCTATTTCAAAGAACCGCTCCTTGGGTGATCGCAAAACCAGATCGTGCGATTTCAAAAGGCGAAAGATGGCTGTTTCGGATTTTTCCTCCGGCTCAGTGGTTGTTCCGTCTCGCGATTTATTGGATGTTGGAATTCAGAGTGATCGCGTTTACGATTCATCCGGGTCTTATGAAGGCCCTTGAATTTTTCGCGAAAGGTTATATCAAAAAGCAGGTTAAGAATCCCGAACTCAGACAAAAGGTGACTCCGAATTTTACGATCGGTTGTAAGAGGGTGTTGATCTCGAACGAATACTACGGTGCATTACAAAA
This window harbors:
- a CDS encoding flavin-containing monooxygenase: MTQKLKEKTEKAKTSDYAVLDAVIVGTGFAGLGMGIRLKQAGVHSFVILEQADGVGGTWRDNHYPGAACDVQSHLYSFSFERNPNWSRMYGLQSEILNYLNHCTDKYDLRSHIHFNNSVNSAVFDEKSGLWHVTSINGNSYKCRSFINGSGGLSRPVLPDIPGLKKFKGKMFHSARWDHSYDLKNKTVAVIGTGASAIQIVPAIQPNVKKLHLFQRTAPWVIAKPDRAISKGERWLFRIFPPAQWLFRLAIYWMLEFRVIAFTIHPGLMKALEFFAKGYIKKQVKNPELRQKVTPNFTIGCKRVLISNEYYGALQKPNVNVITNPIREIRENGVVTEDGVEHPIDALILATGFQAAEAMSPFELKGLGGLDLNDAWKNGAEAYLGTTVSGFPNLFLIVGPNTGLGHSSMVLMIESQINYALQCILSLRKKRLKFINVLKEVQDKYNRNIQRRLEKSIWNTGGCVSWYRTKSGKNTTLWPGFTFEFRLKTKSVNLSHYEVAQSDDQLESIGLVSRIAMLFSGIFS